From a region of the Listeria monocytogenes ATCC 19117 genome:
- a CDS encoding iron-containing alcohol dehydrogenase, with amino-acid sequence MQKEMLNFDYYNPTHIIFGKNRFNELNEVIPQDKKVLILYGGGSVERFGTLDKVKTALKSREVGEFGGIEANPTYETLIKAIQLVKEENYDFLLAVGGGSVIDGTKFVAAGALFDGEPMDIFGSGIGEKRPITKALPFGTVLTLPATGSEMNSGGVITFVEKKAKLGFGSAYTYPVFSLLDPELTYTLPKRQLANGIMDAYVHVMEQYMTYPVGALLQDRYAESLLQTLIEIGPDVIKEDNHDYNTRATFMWSATNALNGTLSRGVPQDWASHSLGHEITALYGIDHARTLAIVLPSLLNVRRSEKHEKLVQYAERVWGIKSGSDEEKIDAAILKTREFFESLGAGTRFSDYGLGEEVVDLLVDQLERHGLTNISERGDQTLEVSRQIYTNAL; translated from the coding sequence ATGCAAAAAGAAATGTTGAACTTTGATTATTATAACCCTACGCATATTATTTTTGGTAAAAACCGTTTTAATGAATTAAATGAAGTGATTCCTCAAGATAAAAAAGTATTGATTTTGTATGGTGGTGGAAGTGTAGAACGTTTTGGAACTTTAGATAAAGTAAAAACCGCTCTTAAATCACGCGAAGTAGGCGAATTTGGTGGCATTGAAGCGAATCCTACATACGAAACGTTAATTAAAGCTATCCAACTAGTTAAAGAAGAAAACTATGACTTTTTACTTGCAGTCGGTGGAGGGTCAGTGATTGACGGAACAAAATTCGTTGCAGCGGGAGCATTGTTCGACGGTGAACCGATGGATATTTTTGGTAGCGGAATTGGCGAAAAACGTCCGATTACAAAAGCGCTTCCTTTTGGAACAGTACTAACACTTCCTGCAACTGGTTCTGAAATGAATAGCGGTGGTGTAATCACTTTTGTGGAGAAGAAAGCGAAACTTGGCTTTGGTAGTGCTTATACTTATCCTGTTTTTTCTTTACTTGATCCAGAACTTACATACACACTTCCAAAACGTCAACTTGCAAATGGTATTATGGACGCGTATGTGCATGTAATGGAACAATATATGACTTATCCAGTAGGTGCTTTGCTGCAAGATCGTTATGCCGAAAGTCTACTACAAACTTTAATCGAAATTGGTCCAGATGTTATCAAAGAAGATAATCATGATTATAATACACGTGCTACTTTTATGTGGTCAGCTACAAATGCACTCAATGGAACATTATCCAGAGGCGTTCCGCAAGATTGGGCAAGCCACAGTTTAGGTCACGAAATCACCGCACTTTATGGGATTGACCATGCACGTACGTTAGCAATAGTTCTCCCGTCTCTTTTAAATGTTCGTCGCAGTGAAAAGCATGAGAAATTAGTGCAATATGCGGAACGAGTGTGGGGGATTAAGAGTGGTAGTGATGAAGAAAAAATAGACGCTGCTATTCTCAAAACACGCGAGTTCTTTGAAAGCTTAGGAGCAGGAACTAGATTTAGTGATTATGGGCTTGGCGAGGAAGTAGTGGACTTACTCGTTGATCAATTAGAGCGTCACGGTTTAACGAATATTTCAGAACGCGGCGACCAAACGTTAGAAGTATCTCGTCAAATTTATACAAATGCTTTATAA
- a CDS encoding WxL domain-containing protein encodes MTSRTVKVTTASLLALGLIVAPVLSGDFASAATSVTKDSKGIVKFDKSTTPDPDPVNPDPVDPDPVIPDPTDPPVGTDGLWILAVSDWDFGTHNVSSLSSGALNVHAADDTISTYVDANGNGQQDLPGEVSVTKKVTPYAQISDVRGTNTGWTLSVTGSAFKDSSTPAKMIPGAELTIPKSTVSSATSTAQAPTGYDSVTISMTGGAAVPVMAAKDMQTATPTNFNDDQGMGTWTDSFGSQAVSATDTSKPKLSIPKNVVVADGTYQSTLTWTLSDTPAV; translated from the coding sequence ATGACAAGTAGAACAGTAAAAGTAACAACAGCGAGTTTATTAGCATTAGGTTTGATTGTGGCACCAGTACTTTCTGGAGATTTTGCTTCAGCTGCCACTTCCGTAACGAAAGATTCCAAAGGGATTGTAAAATTTGATAAAAGCACCACGCCAGATCCGGATCCAGTAAATCCAGATCCAGTTGATCCAGACCCAGTTATTCCGGATCCAACTGATCCACCCGTAGGTACAGACGGACTTTGGATTTTAGCCGTATCTGACTGGGATTTTGGTACGCATAACGTTTCTAGCTTATCTTCAGGTGCGTTAAATGTACATGCAGCGGATGATACGATTTCTACTTATGTAGACGCAAATGGTAATGGACAACAAGATTTGCCAGGGGAAGTTTCAGTAACTAAGAAAGTAACTCCTTATGCACAAATTAGTGATGTTCGTGGTACTAATACAGGTTGGACACTTTCCGTGACGGGTAGTGCTTTCAAAGATTCTTCTACACCAGCAAAAATGATTCCAGGTGCAGAGCTAACTATTCCCAAATCGACTGTTAGTTCAGCGACTTCTACCGCTCAAGCGCCAACTGGATATGATAGCGTAACAATTTCAATGACTGGCGGCGCAGCAGTTCCAGTAATGGCAGCTAAAGATATGCAAACAGCTACACCGACCAACTTTAACGATGACCAGGGGATGGGCACATGGACAGATAGCTTTGGTTCCCAAGCAGTGTCCGCAACAGATACTTCCAAACCAAAATTATCCATTCCGAAAAACGTCGTTGTCGCTGATGGAACTTATCAAAGTACATTAACTTGGACTTTAAGCGATACACCAGCAGTTTAA
- a CDS encoding sugar-binding transcriptional regulator, with translation MKWEEKRDMVKIATWYYHYGWTQAQIAKKIGISRSIISKTLQRAKDLGIVEIFIKDETYYTVDLEQKLEEKFGLEEAIVVATHDMSEEEALNFLAKEAAYTLSKRIAKVKTLGISWGKTIRKFANEFPFIPHKDLTIIPLIGGMGSSDIDLHSNQICYDLKKKMKCHSKYLYAPALVEDTEMKTDLSKNKYISEVLEEGKTVDMAIVGVSSPYNHSTMEEIGYINSEDIEELRYKDVVGDINSRFFTADGKEAKTEINTHVIGLSLEELKNIPTVVALANGLQKKEALVAALNAGLIDVIVITDRMAEYILQKND, from the coding sequence ATGAAATGGGAAGAAAAAAGAGATATGGTGAAAATCGCTACGTGGTACTATCACTACGGCTGGACCCAAGCGCAAATCGCCAAAAAAATCGGGATTTCAAGATCCATTATCTCTAAAACTTTGCAACGCGCAAAAGACTTAGGCATTGTGGAAATCTTTATTAAAGATGAAACTTACTATACGGTAGATTTAGAACAAAAATTAGAAGAAAAGTTTGGTTTAGAGGAAGCGATTGTCGTTGCAACGCACGATATGTCTGAGGAAGAAGCACTGAATTTCCTTGCCAAAGAAGCTGCCTATACACTGAGTAAAAGGATTGCTAAAGTAAAAACTCTCGGGATTTCATGGGGGAAAACAATTCGCAAATTTGCTAATGAATTCCCATTCATCCCGCATAAAGACTTAACAATTATTCCGCTTATAGGTGGAATGGGCTCGAGTGATATTGATCTGCATTCCAATCAAATTTGTTATGATTTAAAGAAAAAAATGAAATGCCACTCCAAATATTTGTATGCGCCTGCGCTCGTTGAAGATACGGAAATGAAAACCGATTTATCCAAAAACAAATATATTAGCGAAGTATTAGAAGAAGGAAAAACGGTTGATATGGCTATTGTCGGTGTATCGAGCCCTTATAATCACAGCACAATGGAAGAAATCGGCTATATTAATTCTGAAGATATTGAAGAACTACGCTATAAAGATGTTGTCGGTGATATTAATTCACGCTTTTTCACAGCAGACGGAAAAGAAGCAAAAACTGAGATTAACACCCATGTAATCGGTCTTAGTCTAGAGGAGTTGAAGAACATCCCCACCGTCGTCGCACTTGCAAACGGATTACAAAAAAAAGAAGCATTAGTGGCAGCTCTTAATGCCGGATTGATAGATGTGATTGTGATTACTGATAGAATGGCCGAATACATTCTTCAAAAAAACGACTAA
- a CDS encoding LPXTG cell wall anchor domain-containing protein: MKKMGFILICCLFVCASPFYVKANTDKATSKAGVIFTHDPRKPRTGTDDRSGTFPTKVPPKRLPKTGDTTDFYLVLLGFGFILIAKKGYFKEVREEIR, from the coding sequence TTGAAAAAAATGGGATTCATTTTAATCTGTTGTTTATTTGTGTGCGCCTCGCCGTTTTATGTAAAAGCGAATACGGATAAGGCGACAAGTAAAGCGGGAGTGATTTTCACGCATGACCCCCGAAAACCAAGAACTGGAACAGATGACAGAAGCGGCACTTTTCCGACCAAAGTTCCTCCAAAAAGACTGCCGAAAACAGGAGATACAACTGATTTTTATCTTGTTTTACTAGGGTTTGGATTCATTTTAATCGCGAAAAAAGGCTATTTTAAGGAGGTGAGGGAAGAAATCCGGTGA
- a CDS encoding DUF916 and DUF3324 domain-containing protein, translating to MKKICAIIFACVLAILCFPGQQAYATENSSFSVKAILPDNQASSVTYFDLQMKPKQKQSLNVEITNQSKEEITVNCVANTAVTNEMGYVDYSIPNTKPDKTLKYPFADMVKESVSEVTLKPNETKIWTAAIQMPAENYDGIILGGLHFQEKKEEDKEKDSSENDVQIKNEYAYVIGVKLTEKTTVVKPELELNQIKPATRNYRNVVEMNLQNTKATLVGGLAVDAKIYKKGSEKVLHESKRTDLSMAPNSNFNYSVDWENQELKPGKYKVHLVAKNKEDKWEWTKEFTISSDQAKKANKVALGLEKDYTWMYIVGGVLLFILLIIATYFVGKRAAKKKQENEK from the coding sequence TTGAAAAAAATATGCGCTATCATCTTTGCTTGTGTACTAGCTATTCTTTGTTTTCCAGGACAGCAGGCGTACGCAACAGAAAATAGTAGTTTTTCCGTAAAAGCAATTCTCCCTGACAATCAGGCATCTAGTGTGACCTATTTCGATTTACAAATGAAACCAAAGCAAAAACAAAGTTTAAATGTAGAAATTACGAACCAGAGTAAAGAAGAAATCACCGTTAATTGCGTTGCCAATACAGCCGTTACCAATGAGATGGGCTACGTGGATTATTCCATACCAAATACGAAACCAGATAAAACGTTAAAATACCCCTTTGCAGATATGGTGAAGGAAAGTGTCTCTGAGGTTACACTTAAGCCAAACGAAACCAAAATTTGGACAGCGGCTATTCAAATGCCCGCTGAAAACTACGACGGTATTATTTTAGGAGGATTACATTTTCAAGAAAAGAAAGAGGAGGATAAAGAAAAAGACTCCAGCGAAAACGATGTCCAAATTAAAAATGAATACGCCTACGTCATTGGTGTCAAATTAACCGAAAAAACGACCGTCGTAAAGCCAGAATTAGAATTAAATCAAATTAAACCAGCGACCAGAAATTACCGAAATGTAGTAGAAATGAATTTGCAAAATACAAAAGCGACCTTAGTTGGTGGACTGGCCGTGGATGCAAAAATATATAAGAAAGGCAGCGAAAAAGTTTTACATGAATCAAAACGCACAGATTTATCCATGGCGCCAAATTCCAATTTTAATTATAGTGTAGATTGGGAAAATCAAGAGTTAAAACCAGGTAAATATAAAGTGCATTTAGTTGCTAAGAACAAAGAAGATAAATGGGAGTGGACAAAAGAATTCACTATCTCTTCTGATCAAGCAAAAAAAGCCAATAAAGTAGCTCTTGGACTGGAGAAAGACTACACGTGGATGTATATCGTAGGTGGAGTATTGCTTTTCATTCTTCTTATTATCGCAACTTACTTTGTCGGCAAACGAGCAGCAAAGAAAAAACAGGAAAATGAAAAATAG
- a CDS encoding NAD(P)H-dependent oxidoreductase — MTLYRQLLARENENNPIRVGVIGAGQMGFGMISQIAAIPGMSIVGISDIHVEAAQKAADAYNATATKKEKILLSNDFKEIIHSDLVEVIVDATGVPEVGAKISLETLLAKKQLVLLNVEIDITIGPLMKKLYDSAGLVYTGSDGDEPAAITELYEFSKSMGMEVLVAGKGKNNKLKISANPDSCQAEADGKNMASHMLAAFQDGTKTMAEMNLLSNAIGYVPDVVGMHGISGDVDSVIKDLDLKDQGGILNKFGVVEYVDGLAPGVFVIVKGQNEGVSHELSYLMKKGDRDHHILYRPYHLASLETPLTIAKAVLNHDHAIVPMGAPVSETVAVAKKDIAAGEKLDGIGGFCVRGVLETHVDMATNGHIPIGLISGEVVARRNIKAGTFITDEDVSLDESTTVWKLRKLQDETFNK, encoded by the coding sequence ATGACTTTATATAGACAGTTACTTGCTCGTGAGAACGAAAATAATCCGATTCGCGTTGGTGTTATCGGCGCTGGTCAAATGGGATTCGGTATGATTTCGCAAATCGCCGCTATTCCAGGTATGAGTATCGTTGGTATTAGCGATATTCATGTAGAAGCAGCACAAAAAGCCGCAGATGCTTACAATGCCACAGCAACAAAAAAAGAAAAAATTCTATTATCTAATGACTTTAAAGAAATTATTCATTCTGATCTTGTAGAAGTGATTGTTGATGCTACTGGTGTTCCAGAAGTCGGCGCAAAAATTTCCCTAGAAACTTTACTTGCTAAAAAACAACTCGTTTTACTTAATGTAGAAATTGATATTACTATCGGACCACTAATGAAAAAACTATATGACAGCGCTGGTCTCGTATATACTGGCTCTGATGGCGACGAACCGGCTGCGATAACTGAACTTTACGAATTTTCCAAATCTATGGGTATGGAAGTCCTTGTCGCTGGTAAAGGGAAAAATAATAAACTTAAAATCAGCGCTAACCCTGATAGCTGTCAAGCGGAAGCCGATGGGAAAAATATGGCGTCTCACATGCTAGCTGCTTTCCAAGATGGAACAAAAACAATGGCAGAAATGAATTTACTTTCTAATGCTATTGGTTATGTCCCAGACGTTGTTGGAATGCATGGTATTTCAGGTGACGTTGATTCGGTCATCAAAGATCTAGACTTAAAAGACCAAGGTGGTATTTTAAACAAATTTGGCGTTGTAGAATATGTAGACGGTTTGGCTCCTGGCGTATTCGTTATCGTCAAAGGGCAAAACGAAGGCGTTAGTCACGAACTTAGCTACCTCATGAAAAAAGGCGACCGGGATCATCACATTCTTTATCGTCCTTATCATCTAGCTAGCCTTGAAACACCTCTAACCATTGCAAAAGCTGTGTTGAACCACGATCACGCTATTGTTCCAATGGGCGCACCAGTTTCTGAAACGGTTGCGGTTGCTAAAAAAGACATAGCTGCCGGTGAAAAATTAGATGGCATTGGCGGTTTCTGTGTACGCGGTGTACTGGAAACTCACGTCGATATGGCAACGAATGGTCATATTCCTATCGGCTTGATTAGCGGTGAGGTAGTAGCCCGCAGAAATATCAAAGCTGGCACATTTATTACTGACGAAGACGTTTCATTAGATGAATCCACTACTGTTTGGAAACTTAGAAAACTGCAAGATGAAACATTTAATAAATAA
- a CDS encoding leucine-rich repeat domain-containing protein codes for MKFNWKVVLLFVLILALIVPVYSKAVETGKELPKSPELQDDKSSTLKNVNTPKNLKASPLTIPANSTIADLFPDEGMAKTVANQLGRTENNNFQTPTKTDWKVDDVVTEVELNRMWYLTSVATIGSIEGIQYLPNLYNVQLQFDDQCKDLSPFLKAPNGYPQLYRLNINNGNISDISPLTELSAPTLKYIDLAGNNISDLSLFKKLPNKLPSLEEISVERNNISDVSPLADFASTKIKVFDLDDNHITDLSSLTNNKMPNLQRLYVRSQSFYVETPVVTSSKYEFSLQPSVFGITKPVKITATNPKATIDPITSKITYSAEVMAKRPKYSSNRVSGVSGVTYSWDEDIPFNGSNNLVEYNGTFYKPLTYVEPPQVVSYNSGLTYELGTPLTEQQFLNDLNVITDQPTTITTNFDKVLKDVNSVGFYPVTIKASNIEGNTEFTTSVLIKYKPPVITADAEYTYLVGDKVNATQFRADVNATLTGEGTLRDDFIYKVRLNTAGDYVVTLSSPKSGYYEQDAIPVTVIVHVKELLELQIPDEFRMDIDANADSVPISDKKQTLTCYGSSGKAELEVIDRRTVRQGWTITGAMTPFTNSGGDILQTSLKYQSKSPSSSPIYLNTTNQPIEKKQSAVTDPKYDSTIVNLEDSLSMEIEPNDALVNDSYESKITWTLEDAPRP; via the coding sequence ATGAAATTTAATTGGAAAGTAGTTCTGCTGTTTGTTTTAATTTTAGCACTTATTGTTCCGGTTTATTCGAAGGCTGTAGAAACAGGAAAAGAGTTACCTAAGAGTCCGGAACTACAAGATGATAAGTCATCTACGTTAAAAAATGTAAATACACCTAAAAATCTGAAAGCTAGCCCGCTAACAATTCCAGCGAATAGCACGATAGCAGATTTGTTTCCCGATGAAGGGATGGCAAAAACTGTCGCAAACCAGCTAGGACGAACAGAAAATAACAATTTTCAAACACCTACTAAAACGGATTGGAAAGTGGATGATGTTGTTACTGAGGTAGAGTTAAATAGAATGTGGTACTTAACTTCAGTTGCTACTATAGGAAGTATCGAAGGCATTCAATATCTACCCAATCTTTACAATGTACAGTTACAGTTTGATGACCAATGTAAGGATTTGTCTCCTTTTTTAAAGGCACCAAATGGATATCCACAGTTATATCGGTTAAATATTAATAATGGTAATATTTCAGATATTTCACCTCTTACTGAACTGAGCGCACCAACACTTAAATATATAGACTTAGCGGGTAATAATATTTCTGATTTATCTCTTTTTAAAAAGCTTCCTAATAAATTACCTAGTTTAGAAGAAATATCTGTAGAAAGAAATAATATATCAGATGTTTCACCGCTTGCTGATTTTGCCAGTACTAAAATAAAGGTGTTTGATTTGGATGATAATCATATTACTGATTTATCTAGTCTTACAAATAACAAAATGCCTAATTTACAGCGATTATATGTTAGGAGCCAAAGTTTCTATGTGGAAACGCCGGTAGTTACTTCTAGTAAGTATGAATTTTCTTTACAACCATCTGTTTTTGGAATAACCAAGCCGGTTAAAATAACTGCTACTAATCCCAAAGCAACTATTGATCCTATTACTTCTAAAATTACATATTCAGCAGAAGTAATGGCCAAAAGACCGAAGTATAGCTCTAATCGGGTTTCTGGGGTTTCAGGAGTTACCTATTCGTGGGACGAGGACATTCCGTTTAATGGTAGCAATAATCTAGTTGAATACAATGGTACGTTTTACAAGCCATTAACTTATGTTGAACCGCCCCAAGTTGTGTCTTACAATTCAGGCCTTACTTATGAGCTAGGTACACCACTTACGGAACAACAATTTCTAAACGATCTCAATGTGATAACAGATCAACCAACAACGATTACTACAAATTTTGATAAGGTGCTAAAAGATGTGAATTCTGTAGGCTTTTACCCTGTCACTATCAAAGCTTCTAACATAGAAGGAAATACGGAGTTCACTACTTCGGTACTGATTAAGTATAAGCCACCAGTTATAACCGCAGATGCAGAATACACCTATTTAGTAGGAGATAAAGTGAATGCTACTCAATTTCGAGCAGATGTAAATGCAACTTTGACAGGTGAAGGAACACTAAGAGATGACTTTATATATAAAGTAAGACTTAATACGGCGGGAGATTATGTTGTAACTCTTTCTTCACCTAAAAGTGGCTACTATGAGCAAGATGCAATACCTGTTACAGTCATTGTTCACGTAAAAGAACTTTTGGAATTGCAAATCCCAGATGAATTTCGAATGGATATAGATGCAAATGCAGATTCCGTACCAATTTCAGATAAGAAACAAACACTTACATGCTATGGTTCGTCTGGAAAGGCTGAGTTAGAGGTGATCGATAGACGAACTGTGCGGCAAGGCTGGACGATAACGGGTGCGATGACGCCATTTACCAATAGCGGCGGCGATATACTACAAACTTCGCTAAAATATCAAAGCAAATCGCCTTCCAGTAGTCCGATTTATTTAAATACGACGAATCAACCTATCGAAAAGAAACAATCAGCTGTGACAGACCCAAAATATGATTCTACCATCGTCAATCTGGAAGACAGTTTATCCATGGAAATTGAGCCAAATGATGCGCTAGTGAACGATTCCTATGAGTCGAAAATCACCTGGACACTAGAAGATGCGCCTCGACCATAA
- the cbpA gene encoding cyclic di-AMP binding protein CbpA translates to MLIKNLCIPKINLTTVPGDATLQEAIHLLEESGYRCVPVLDEKGEKFLGNIYKMHIYKHAANGGSLSDPVMSLIKNATKHICVNASFFEVFFTIKELPYIAVLNEQGNFYGILTHGKLLGLLQDGWNVKTTSYVLTIATGEVQGALTKITKIIDRYSSISSLITLDNQTEDFIRRVLVSLPVGVTEDKKNEIVSHLERKGLRVVETEKIEK, encoded by the coding sequence ATGTTGATAAAAAACCTTTGTATCCCTAAAATAAATTTAACAACCGTCCCTGGAGATGCAACTTTACAAGAGGCTATCCATTTACTTGAAGAATCTGGTTATCGCTGTGTTCCTGTATTAGATGAAAAAGGTGAAAAATTCTTAGGTAATATTTATAAAATGCATATTTACAAACACGCAGCTAACGGTGGTAGTCTTAGCGACCCAGTAATGAGCTTAATTAAAAATGCGACGAAGCATATTTGCGTCAATGCATCTTTCTTTGAAGTCTTTTTTACAATCAAAGAGCTTCCATATATTGCGGTTTTAAATGAGCAAGGTAACTTTTATGGAATTTTAACGCACGGAAAATTACTTGGTTTACTCCAAGATGGCTGGAATGTGAAAACAACTAGCTATGTTCTTACGATTGCGACTGGCGAAGTTCAAGGGGCCTTAACTAAAATCACTAAAATTATCGATCGCTATTCGAGCATCTCAAGCTTGATCACTTTAGACAATCAAACGGAAGATTTCATTCGCCGCGTACTTGTTTCCTTACCAGTTGGCGTAACAGAAGATAAGAAAAACGAAATTGTTTCCCACTTAGAACGCAAAGGACTTCGTGTCGTAGAAACAGAAAAAATCGAAAAATAA
- a CDS encoding Crp/Fnr family transcriptional regulator has product MEKLFTYKEFVDMMQKYGIRHTKRKLRRGENLMENASKFSNVVLLIDGYISSYTYESPEKLLSIFEPGIFLRYSILEDQPEFVTNIALSDNCEVYEYKKEDIEYALTLFPENFGFQYFFLKRIGRHLYYRALLNGKEHKDKLYYAMKYLGELIGKTDENGNVSLPPEVTLKVLIEYSTLSKAAFYRQRIHLLEQEILKPHENTFIVQKKVASHYEDQLTSI; this is encoded by the coding sequence GTGGAAAAGTTATTTACATATAAAGAGTTTGTTGACATGATGCAAAAATATGGGATTAGACACACGAAACGCAAGCTAAGACGTGGCGAAAATTTAATGGAGAACGCTTCTAAATTTAGTAATGTTGTTTTACTAATAGATGGTTATATAAGCAGTTATACATATGAATCTCCAGAAAAACTCTTATCTATATTTGAACCAGGTATTTTTCTACGTTATTCCATTTTAGAAGATCAGCCAGAGTTTGTGACAAATATTGCTCTCTCAGATAACTGTGAAGTATACGAATATAAAAAAGAAGATATTGAATATGCATTAACATTATTTCCCGAAAATTTTGGTTTTCAGTATTTCTTTCTAAAGAGAATCGGGCGGCATTTATATTATCGAGCATTACTTAACGGCAAAGAGCATAAAGATAAACTATATTATGCCATGAAATATTTGGGAGAACTCATTGGTAAAACGGATGAAAACGGAAATGTTTCGTTGCCACCAGAAGTGACATTGAAAGTCTTAATTGAATACAGTACTTTATCCAAAGCAGCTTTTTATAGACAACGAATTCACTTATTGGAGCAAGAAATTTTAAAACCGCATGAAAATACTTTTATTGTTCAAAAAAAAGTAGCTAGTCATTATGAAGACCAGCTAACTAGCATTTAA
- a CDS encoding peptide MFS transporter — translation MSTKKEKTFFGHPRGLATLFNTEFWERFSYYGMRALLLYYMYTAVADGGLGFSQSTATAIMSIYGSLVFMSGVIGGWFADRVLGARQTIFYGGVLIMVGHIVLALPNGGAAALFGSMAFIILGTGLLKPNVSNVVGDLYPAGDNRRDAGFSIFYMGINLGAFIAPPIVSAVSDNAGSFHAGFGVAAVGMAIALVVYVLTGKRYLKDAGKKAPNPLQRSEAKSLTFKIIGIVLGIGLLIAVLTLITGSLTIDTIILAVTVMGVGVPLAYFIMMMTSKKTEADEKSRLTAYIPLFLIAVLFWMIEEQGSSTLALFAAERTDLSIWGMNLNPANFQSLNPVFVITLSPIFAWIWTKLGDRQPSTPRKFALGLFFAGLSFVVMMLPGILHGNTTTLVSPLWLVLSFFICIFGEMFISPVGLSATTKLAPKAFASQTMSLWFLSDAMGQSFNAQLTQLFNADTEIAYFGITGFVAIAFAVALFIFAPFLKKYMKGVH, via the coding sequence TTGAGTACCAAGAAGGAAAAGACGTTTTTCGGCCATCCGCGCGGCCTAGCTACATTATTTAACACCGAATTTTGGGAGCGATTCTCCTATTACGGAATGCGTGCATTATTACTTTATTATATGTATACTGCAGTAGCAGATGGTGGACTTGGGTTTAGCCAGTCTACCGCAACAGCAATTATGTCTATTTATGGTTCACTAGTATTTATGTCAGGAGTCATTGGTGGATGGTTCGCTGACCGTGTCTTGGGGGCACGACAGACCATTTTTTACGGTGGAGTCCTTATTATGGTGGGGCATATTGTACTAGCTTTACCAAATGGAGGAGCAGCGGCATTATTTGGTTCGATGGCATTTATAATTCTCGGAACTGGGCTACTTAAACCGAATGTTTCTAATGTCGTTGGCGATTTATACCCAGCTGGCGATAATCGTCGTGATGCTGGTTTTAGTATCTTCTACATGGGGATTAACTTAGGTGCATTTATTGCCCCGCCTATTGTTTCGGCAGTTTCTGATAATGCTGGAAGTTTCCATGCTGGTTTTGGTGTGGCAGCTGTTGGTATGGCAATTGCACTTGTTGTTTATGTTCTTACAGGAAAACGTTACTTAAAAGACGCTGGCAAAAAAGCGCCAAATCCGCTTCAAAGATCAGAAGCAAAAAGTCTTACATTCAAAATAATTGGCATTGTTTTAGGCATAGGATTATTAATTGCTGTTTTAACACTAATTACAGGTAGCTTAACAATTGATACGATTATCCTTGCTGTAACGGTGATGGGCGTGGGGGTTCCACTCGCTTACTTTATTATGATGATGACTAGCAAGAAAACCGAGGCGGACGAAAAATCACGATTAACTGCATACATACCGTTATTTTTAATTGCTGTACTATTTTGGATGATTGAAGAACAAGGCTCGTCCACATTGGCGCTTTTCGCGGCAGAAAGAACGGATTTATCTATTTGGGGTATGAACTTAAATCCGGCCAATTTCCAGTCGCTTAACCCAGTGTTTGTTATTACACTTTCGCCAATTTTCGCATGGATTTGGACGAAACTTGGTGATAGACAACCATCTACACCACGTAAATTTGCCCTTGGACTATTCTTCGCTGGTTTATCTTTCGTTGTTATGATGCTTCCGGGTATCTTGCACGGAAACACAACAACGCTTGTAAGTCCACTTTGGTTAGTACTAAGTTTCTTCATCTGTATTTTCGGTGAAATGTTTATCTCACCAGTCGGATTATCTGCGACGACCAAACTAGCGCCAAAAGCTTTTGCTTCACAAACGATGAGCTTATGGTTCTTGTCAGATGCAATGGGGCAATCATTTAACGCACAATTAACACAATTATTTAATGCTGACACTGAAATTGCTTATTTCGGTATTACTGGTTTTGTAGCAATTGCTTTTGCGGTAGCATTATTCATTTTCGCGCCATTCTTGAAAAAATATATGAAGGGCGTTCATTAA